A part of Leptospira mtsangambouensis genomic DNA contains:
- a CDS encoding MotA/TolQ/ExbB proton channel family protein, whose translation MNWTFSIPAILIFILLFCFSLTSFYFFFRIVLGLRKLENSDFRVLLFPQEPTDEELELFFSPLERTIHWLPTIASLSMLLGLLGTVIGINSAFGAMESQGKVSLEVLAGGIKDALNTTIAGLLVAIPSLYFHRFAENKIRYISELLVKDFSKK comes from the coding sequence ATGAATTGGACATTTTCAATTCCCGCAATTTTGATTTTTATTCTTCTTTTTTGTTTTTCACTGACTTCCTTCTATTTTTTCTTTCGAATTGTCTTGGGACTTCGAAAACTAGAAAATTCTGATTTTCGTGTTTTACTTTTTCCCCAAGAACCAACTGACGAAGAACTAGAATTATTCTTTTCTCCTTTGGAAAGAACCATCCATTGGTTGCCAACGATTGCCTCTCTTTCCATGCTTCTTGGATTACTTGGTACGGTGATTGGAATTAATTCCGCTTTTGGGGCTATGGAATCACAAGGGAAGGTCAGCTTGGAAGTGTTAGCCGGAGGAATCAAGGATGCACTCAATACAACAATTGCAGGCCTTCTTGTAGCGATTCCTTCACTTTATTTCCACAGATTTGCAGAAAACAAAATCCGATACATTTCGGAACTTTTGGTAAAGGATTTTTCAAAAAAATGA
- a CDS encoding ExbD/TolR family protein, with product MKLRKSSPNALIDISSLIDVLFILLIFLMLAVRFTETTSALQLDLPKSKTESIGEETPKFKIVINHLGVIYFDGKETSKESLSQLIPKNEDGASRVVLEVDKRAQFESFVFATDVLKTNGYQKIDIVTRKD from the coding sequence ATGAAACTCCGTAAATCAAGTCCGAATGCACTGATTGATATCAGTAGTTTGATTGATGTTTTATTTATATTGCTTATTTTTTTAATGTTGGCAGTTCGATTCACTGAGACTACTTCCGCTTTACAACTCGACTTACCCAAATCTAAAACAGAATCAATTGGAGAGGAAACACCCAAATTTAAAATTGTAATCAATCATTTGGGTGTTATTTATTTTGATGGAAAGGAAACTTCAAAAGAATCTTTGTCTCAATTGATTCCAAAAAATGAGGATGGTGCTTCTCGTGTTGTTCTGGAAGTAGATAAACGGGCACAATTTGAATCTTTTGTTTTTGCCACTGACGTATTAAAAACAAATGGATATCAAAAAATTGATATTGTCACTCGGAAGGATTAG